In Colias croceus chromosome 8, ilColCroc2.1, the genomic window ggcgtaacgcaaaaatgtcacgcctactgcgtaacgcaaaaatgtctcGCCTacagcgtaacgcaaaaatgttacactaaatttttgtccaaccccgataaagaagtttcacttcaaaaatatgtgtgcgtgtactagtgtacacacgtaagaagtgaaacttctttatgaccttatttttcaaaaaataatttactatattatgcaactttacagaaaaacgtcgaatcacgcgtggtggGATAAGGAAAAGATCGCGCGTAACGGAAacatgtcacgcgtaacgaaaaaatgttacactaattttttttccattcccgataaagaagtttcacttcaaaaatccattgcgtattttttaagatttgtGCATGGTGTAATGttacagaatacataataggtaagtataatgttttagaaataattaattatgtttaaaagttagacaacttattttatgatatacaAAATTGTGCTtgaatttaatgaataaattgtaacgttaataataagattaagaaaaatttgaaaatgcaataaCGTCAAGAAATACAGTGCTTTTGCATACAAAAGCTTATTTATGATATCGCTGAGTTTGCGACCCGTTGTGAAAAGGTCTTGCTTtgataatggtgaattttccAGGCTTTAGCTTTAATCTGAGCTGCTACTGTTATTACCTGAAACAATACTAGTTTTAGGAACAATGATGTAAGATTAAGAATACTTCAGTGTCAGATGTtggttgaaattatttttattgttttctgcTATTGGAATATTCTTTTAATAAGCTATAGGGAAGATTAGTTGTTGTTTTAAAAGGGAAAGAGGAAAGAAgactgattaaaaaaataattagatgATATCTGATAGATATAAGATAACTTAACTCTACTATTTCAAAAGATTTCATGCTTCCtgagtctgtgttccccgacgactacaatatgggggtcttcaagcaaAGAGTGAAccggtaccttctagggaagcgcactccatcttaggccacatatcagcttaccatcaggcgagatcgtggtcaagcgcataaaaaaaagattagcTCATAAAAAGAAGGCTTTTTGTTCGAAATACATTTCCTCATAGGacaaatacaaaaaacatgaaaccaaaaaaaacaatttttattaaaattaaaagcgCGTCCATGGTTTCTCAAACCTCATTTCTTTTCACCTATTCCCTTTTCATTAATCGTTCGTGAGAAAGTTGTCGATGTAACACGTGCTCTTTGATAGCTGCCCAATGAACTGTACTGTGTTGTTACATCACTTGCTATTTATATTAGCCATTGTTAGATACATATATTCTTTTGTGGGAACAAAACCTTGGAGTCggtatatttcaattattttgtagAAGCTACAAATGTATTATTACTACAAGGTGTAGGTATAcaagatattatgtacaaagtACATAATGGTAAATATGGATGTTACTAAATGTCTCTAGAATATCTTTTGATAGTGaatgatgttattttttaaagttttttatagttttttgtaGGTTTTTAggcattttattaaaacgctAACGTAACGATGTTAATTGTATTAGTACCTAACTAACTTATTAACGTAAAAACTATTTGCGATATTTGATATTGTAACGTTATTAATGTAGAGTTAGACAAAAACACCTTTTAAGTCTTTccactaatattttttttcccgACGTAAGAAATAATTACGGCGTATCACGTacaaatagtaataaaatacgTGACGTAGATAAACAGAAAGTTACAGTTAATCGTAAAGAATAGGCatgtataaataatgatgaaaatataaagGGCTGCCATATTCTTTATATCCTTACCCATTTCCACCGACTTTGCTAACAAAGGGTTTAGATCAAAGACATTTCACGAGAAGCCTTTTGAAGTAAATccttaataaaaagttaaggtTTCCGGAGAAACGTAAGACGTTCGCACACACCACTTGactattatatacatatacctGTATAAATAGGGGATTAATTGAACCATAATTATACcgaaatattgttaattgcAAGGCTTTTACCGTTTTGAACTTTTTACGTGAGTACGTGAAAATGAGGTTTGTATTTTACTATCTGTGTTTTATCGTtatatattcttaaaaatggGTGTTTAtgtgttcatatattttcttatttttaatgtatgtatgttcatctatTTGAATATGTTTACTATCGTTAgcaattaatgaggtatcattaAAACCATCTTGGTCGGTTGTCACGACCCTAAATTCAATATGGCGTAGGTACTTGAGAAATAGATTATTTCTATGACTTTTAAATACGCAATGTTAAGAGTTttctgaatatattttatttagaaaagcaaagttgttaatgataatatttaccaAAGCATTTTTTAAAGTCCATTTACGCATTCGTGGTCATTGTTACCTACAGGTTTTAGTAGCTATGTTCAATATTTAACATAGGTACCTTTAAtgcaaataaacaattaataaactataatacaaacaaactaacatgtttgtttgtattatagtttattattctcatctatgattatattataatagaaatattaaatactatcgaagattaaattattattaaaacccTTGTTAAAAACAAACGCGCGTGacgtcaaaaatttataagaaaagaACAATGAACGAATTTGTATTCTATTTAAGAACATCTTGTTCAAGTGTGTTTATTTCAGGCAAAACGTGAGATGTATAATCATATTGTGATTTGTTTACAGAAGATTACACTCAGAAAATGAATCcatactatattaatattataaatgcgaaagtaagtctgtctgtctgtctgttactcaatcacgccttaactactgaaccaatttgcatgaaatttggtatagagatattttgatacccgtgAAAGGACATCTAGGTTACTTTTTACCCctggacataggataggttttattcaggaaatcccacggtaacggtaattatgcgggtttttctttgacagcgcgggtgaagctgcgggtggaaagctagttataaatattttcatattgtttGCTTTATTTTCGTGTCGCTTGGTGAGTAAGCAACTTTTTGTATGATAAAAcgagctgtgccccgcggttttacctgcattgctctgttcctgttgatcttagcgtgatgatatattatagcctatagccttcctcgataaatggctatctaacaccgaaataatttttcaaatcggaccagtagttcctgagattagcgcgttcaaacaaacaaactcttcagctttataatattagtatagataagtagatatataagtagataataatttatgaaatactagcggtccgccccggcttcgcccgtggtacatattcacgttttctctacataagaaccatcctcgaacttcaaggaatattataaaaaaagaattaacgaaatcggttaagccgttctcaagttatgcgcttaccaacacattttgggattcatttttatatataaagatttGTCATATACTATTCGAggtaaaaaaaacgacgtgtggcactcggggacgaCCGCGGTAAaactattgcatgctatgccttcaagacACACCTTCGCCCGTCGAAGtgaggagcgtgaggttttttcgttacggaatttctcgattcggtccgcgaaaggcccgcgatagaagctatgcaatagcttaaaaactcCATCAAtgtaatacctatttattatgctTAGCTTTCCACCTACAGTCCACCTAAATTTGTACCACAAACCTGCGTTTTTATCCCGTATTTCACCGCTTCcaagttttattttcagcACAGAATACAGACGTAACTCATGTCCGTTTCCGACATTCCACCCATTTGTACtcaaaatttcattcaaatccgTCCAGTGAAAAGGTTAGAAAAATATGCATagcttttttaatttcatatttgtatggattttatgtacctagtaggtattaaactattaacttaaaagttaaaacacaCTATGGCACTGGCATGACATTTACGTATGGAAATGTTATGCCGTTGCCATATTTATATACctgcatattaaataaaaaaagactctgctcttttttttatttaataccttTACATTCGAAAGCCAGTAACAGCCtcgcaaaaaaaaatgtttttagttATATCTCGAATAATGCATTCAACTATCATTCCAaccaaacattttttttgtttataataacaatataagcagttttttatcaaaataaaacaaaaatgtaaaacataaattcaaGCCGAAGCCGGTGCGTTATTAAATATGTGTTACTTATTTTAGGCAAAGACTACttctttatttctttcaaAGAATTTCTTATTCATATTCTATCATAAACACACTGTCTCTCACGCTACCGTCTACACAATCCTTATTTTCACTATTTTTCAAAGCCTTTGATTTACAtacgttaaataaatacaaaagtgACGTCACTATTGAACCAAACTACAGCCAACGAAGCATACTATAGTTTTCATTAGGTGACAAAGGCGCCCTTTGATTTTACGATTCCACTTGCTAGCAAATAAAAGTTTACTGGCTGATTTGTATTGTCCTGtgtgaatagaaaaaaatatgtggctGTACTAGTGTaggtacacacgtaagaagtgaaagttctttatgaccttattaaaaaaaatagtttactatatgcaaactttacagaaatacatcgAATCACACGTGGTAGAGATAAGAAaaaatggcgcgtaacggaaaaatgtcacgcgtaacgaaaaaatgttacactaaaatttaccaaccccgataaagaagtttcgctTCAAAAGTGTGTATTTCAAGATCTATTGATAACTAGcttactgcccgcggcttcgcccgctttgtctaaaacctaataaattataatatactaaaacattcCTCGCTTgcatcactctatctattaaaaaaaccgcatcaaaatgcTTTGGGTAGTTTTAAAGGTTTAtgcatagggacatagggacagagaaaacgactttgttttatgctatgtattgattatttattttattgtagagCAAATTTAGTATTCTGTATGGATATTGACAAACATCTgtattctacattctgcaaataaagcaatttgaatttgaattttgaatttgaattgggattgcttttagtttattttagttatttaaatgtcgtaattaaatataaaatatcgtttgagtgaaattaatattaatgttggaACAGATTTTTAgattataaagtatttatttttcgtgGTCATTTAATCTGAAGATATATTCAATGTATTTTTCAATGAGGACacttaataaagttttattaataataaagtgttatatcacaatataatgtaaataaacttcacctatattacctatataatattgtataaatggataaaacaacgcaataAACATTCAAATTGAATCCTGAATTCTTGATATTCTTTATCAGTCTTCTTCGTGGATCAGGGATggattaaataaacaaacataaattataattatgaaacaaattataaaaaaaaaaatctgaaaataaaGCACAGcgtttgatattataatttaaaggaatattttgtaaagaaaaatcaGAATcagaagtaggtacctatttacaataaatttattctaaGGATAAAGTAATGTACTGAAAGGTTCCAATTCAAGATATGTCAAATAAAAAGGGATAAACGACATAAGagcatattaataataataaaatatatataacttAAGTCGACTGTAATATCAAGAGTCTTCTAGAGACTTACCATTTTGATTCGGTTTTAGACTCTATGTAAAAGAAATAGGGTCGATTTTTGAACAGCGAAACCCTTTAAGATTAACACCTCTACGagacaaaattttattcaggTGAAAgggttatttaaataaaggttgtaaaatctttaattttatttcgtaaCAATAAAAGCATTCGTATCATTAAAATGTCTTTCAGTTGtgattaacaaaataaattatttaaatatattaaagtgTGAAGAAATGAAGGTCTCTGCTCTagattaaaattcatataattgaataaacaaatggCAAACTTTATTGTTATGACTTTCATATTATATCTGAGAGGGTTGTAAGTActgtaatatatattatatactcttagggcgtattcagaaacttataagcgcttaccggcgcttgtcagcgctggtaacccgcgcaggaaaatatatgaacacgcgccgataagcgctaaTCGGCGCCCACAAGCCAACACGCGCTGGTCAGCGCTGGGCGCtgccatataaaatttgtattggtctgcttcaacctgcttcctttgtgtagaacgaaccagcgctgacaagcgccggtaagcgcttataagtttccagCTTTCATTGTGAATACGGCCTACGGTTGTAAGGTAATAgctatttgaaaatattcgTATATATTATGCAAGTAGCTATCTTAAATAAGCCTGTATGAACAACAGTTGTCTTGttgagacatttttttatcccttattttagaaaaacatAAACGAAACAAGCCTTATGAATCCCTTTATCCTATATGATTTATACCATGTCTTTATAGCGGAAATAATATGTTTCTTGGATAAGAGTCTTTCTAAAATTAttctatactagctttccgcccgcccGGGTTGGaacctattctatgtgtttatccaagttaccctctttaggtgtgctaaatttcattgaaatcggtacagtagtatttgcgtgaaagagtaacaaacacacacacacactcatatacattctcacaaactttcgcatatataatattagtaggatttaataatatttatttgttgtacttaatttaaaattcataatattgaaatatcaGAGACCCTACtgcattaattaatatagtattgAAGATTAAAATTCATGTAGAGTTGTCGCATAAGGTCAATAGGACAGTTCTTTAGCATATGTATATTAAGTCGTAATCATTTActtgatttaaaagagcaattATCGAGTTTCGTGCCGGCTCTTCTCCATACAAATTGCTTTCCAGAATGATGGTATACGTAAAGTAAATCTagtatgttatgacgattcaaatgTGTTTCCAGAAGAAAGTGTAAttgaagaaataaatgtttgttgaATTGAGAATACCTCTCTGTGCTTGCGTGTCACACATTCATTACCTAGTTCTACACAATATAGGAATACACAATTCTATAAAGGTTCACCTCTGGTAGGAATGAGCTATCGACTACGGTATAATTTGGACTAGAGAAGTTTTTGTTACTGattaaatacacaaaaatgCTTGTGGTAGATCTTTCTCGTTCGTACTGTAACAAAGTATTATTCGTCCTcgtaaactaaataatttacaatgctGCAGGCATCATCATAAAGTACTTAGACTAATTTGAATACATAACACtacatagttattttattattaaatagagGAAACTTCCAAACAGTGTTTTAGTTAATCGTAgtatcatcatcactacatagtataaaacaaagtcgctttctctgtccctatgtccctttgtatgcttaaatctttaaaactacgcaacggattttgatgcagttttttttaatagatagagtgattcaagaggaaggttttagtatataatttattaggttttagacaaagcgggcgaagccttACATGTTTTGTCCTTTTTtcagttcttttttttttctataaccTATATGTAACAATTTgacctttttaattaaatgttatgttCAATAAATGTTCCATTCTTATCTACAACTCAACTATtggataggtacctaattattatatagctCATGAAATAGAAATTTGCAGGAAAGGTAAATCAGTGGTGCGCTAGACGCGTTCGGAATCGGACGTGATTAGTGCTAGCACAGTAAGGAATAACAATTCGCGTCACGCGCGGCTTTGCCGCTGCATGAACTTTTTATAATGAGTTGTAAAACACTCATTGTAAATGAGCTGTTGGCGTTCATTCAAAATGCCATCGATACCATGGACGAGGTTAGCATCATGCAAATCTGCAAAACTAACTTTAAGGAGGAGGAAATTAGCAGTGGCAAGGTGCTACTCTACCAAACGCTGGACAAGATTGCCACGATGCCGTCCCGCCGCAGGAACGGGGGTGAAAAATGCATACAGGATATCATCAGCCTATTGAAGGTGACTGATCCCGATGACGTGCCCGATTTCGTCGCAAAGGAGTTGCATAAACTTCCTCCGGTGGGATTTGACCACGTCGATGTTACGAGGCTCCTTAAGGACATCACATTCCTTAAGGCGAGTCTGGCCGAGGTACACACCAAGTTGGAGGCTTCAGAGAAGACCATCTCCGATTTACGAGTCGAGTTAGCGTCATATCGCGATGCGCATGCAATATGTAGGTCACCCGTGCCGTCATATGTGAATGCACGTCGCGGAGCTCAAAATGCATGCGTAGGCATTTTAACTGCTGATGTTGATGTGTCGCCGACCGCCGATGACCCGAGTGATGCCCCGCGCCCCGCTCCCGTTACCTCTCCCCCGGAGAAGACATCGCATGTCACGTTGCCAGTTGCTCCTCAATGTGACTACGCCGCCGCAGCCTCAAAAATGACTGCGAccccaaaatcatcaaaaggAGTAAACGCACCCGTGCGGAAAAGTTTACCTTCAAAAACGAAGGACGTTGACGAGGATGGCTTCACAAAAGTccagaagaagaagaagttgAATCGTCAGAACAAGTGCGGCACCGCAACGAAAGATCCAAACTTGCGGATGCGCGCAGAGGTGCCGACGACGCCGCTCTATGTGTCTCGTGTGCACTACTGTACCAAGACTGAAGATGTTGTCGAGTACTTGCATGCGAAGACAGGTTTGAGTCTGCGAGTGGAACGTCTGGAGTCTCGCCATAAAGTGAGCTTCAACTCCTTCGTGGTGAGAGTACCGACCGCCAAGCTGAGCGTCTACATGGACGAAGGGTTTTGGCCGCAGGGAGTTGTGTTTCGCCGCTTCCGCGGACGGATACCCGGCCCCCCGGAATCGCGTCACACGCCGAAGGCATAGCGtgtattaatttagtatttaagtAGTTTTAAGTTCATATGGGccgtagtttttaagttatattaagACCTTTAACTGTAACTACATTTGTTGcctgaaataaagaaataaataaaaaataaaaataaagtctttttcttaatttcatcatgaaaacagttttaaattgtttaaggGTTATTATTGCCAGGGTTTAATCTAGTATTAGCTGCGCCAAGCACTATTAATTACTCCGCTAAGGAGGCTTCTTCATTATATTCAAGTATGTTGTTACTGAAagatgtaaatataataaaattttaaaag contains:
- the LOC123693635 gene encoding uncharacterized protein LOC123693635, with amino-acid sequence MDEVSIMQICKTNFKEEEISSGKVLLYQTLDKIATMPSRRRNGGEKCIQDIISLLKVTDPDDVPDFVAKELHKLPPVGFDHVDVTRLLKDITFLKASLAEVHTKLEASEKTISDLRVELASYRDAHAICRSPVPSYVNARRGAQNACVGILTADVDVSPTADDPSDAPRPAPVTSPPEKTSHVTLPVAPQCDYAAAASKMTATPKSSKGVNAPVRKSLPSKTKDVDEDGFTKVQKKKKLNRQNKCGTATKDPNLRMRAEVPTTPLYVSRVHYCTKTEDVVEYLHAKTGLSLRVERLESRHKVSFNSFVVRVPTAKLSVYMDEGFWPQGVVFRRFRGRIPGPPESRHTPKA